A section of the Scleropages formosus chromosome 16, fSclFor1.1, whole genome shotgun sequence genome encodes:
- the LOC108924356 gene encoding fibroblast growth factor-binding protein 2-like translates to MRSQTCLLLLAVCCLWPAHGQNERIAKGIWDEPIRFHTKDRDACTMRVTGQGEYTKLRVSCRNQSTSYWCDFLGQPNVCHSYNRNPKHYFTQIMWDMRKLHNACQGPRVLKPIMCRKASDEAQMVYASSWRKPAPGMPTDSTYEKPMSQMEATTVSPAPEKRSPPKTQPKSSTPKPGGMTVPTAPSVALIARMAQDYCFKSLQGVSAVFMSWFHN, encoded by the coding sequence ATGAGGAGCCAAACATGCCTGCTGCTCCTAGCAGTGTGCTGTCTGTGGCCAGCTCATGGCCAGAATGAGCGTATCGCGAAAGGCATCTGGGACGAGCCCATCCGGttccacaccaaggacaggGACGCGTGCACAATGCGTGTCACGGGCCAAGGCGAGTACACCAAGCTCCGGGTGTCCTGCAGGAATCAGAGCACTTCATATTGGTGTGATTTTCTGGGCCAACCCAACGTGTGCCACTCGTACAACCGCAACCCCAAACACTACTTCACCCAGATCATGTGGGACATGCGTAAGCTCCATAATGCCTGCCAGGGACCCCGCGTGCTGAAGCCCATCATGTGCCGGAAGGCCTCGGATGAGGCGCAGATGGTCTACGCCAGTTCGTGGCGCAAGCCCGCACCTGGGATGCCGACAGACAGCACCTATGAGAAGCCAATGTCCCAGATGGAAGCAACCACAGTGAGTCCTGCCCCAGAAAAGCGATCACCCCCCAAAACACAGCCCAAGAGCAGCACTCCGAAACCCGGCGGAATGACCGTTCCCACGGCGCCCAGCGTTGCCCTAATCGCCCGGATGGCACAGGACTACTGCTTTAAGTCCCTGCAGGGGGTCAGCGCCGTCTTTATGAGTTGGTTCCACAACTAA
- the LOC108924443 gene encoding fibroblast growth factor-binding protein 1-like: MSMLKNVALFLLLSCIAQHVLAAQSERGAGRKGGRAKAEGRGKGGANRDAPPEKPPGEKPPGEKSPGASPRADKAQKSRGANEVFKGKFSTNDKTQCTWAASGKVAITLGVTCRNGGLEFACEYTAKPSVCPQYAANSKAYWKQISRALKKQKKLCQDANALIKSGVCKRAKKDAHFRLNQGTSTSAPPPGPTTSAQGGKSCKDSVDHKKMAEEQCGSSWSSLCTFLFSMIQSDDC; the protein is encoded by the coding sequence ATGTCGATGCTGAAGAACGTCGCTCTGTTCCTGCTCCTCTCCTGCATCGCGCAGCACGTCCTCGCGGCCCAGAGCGAGAGGGGCGCGGGGCGGAAGGGGGGCAGAGCAAAGGCAGAAGGCAGAGGGAAGGGGGGAGCGAACAGGGACGCGCCCCCGGAGAAGCCCCCCGGCGAGAAGCCCCCCGGCGAGAAGTCCCCCGGCGCGTCCCCGCGGGCCGACAAGGCTCAGAAGAGCCGAGGAGCGAACGAGGTCTTCAAGGGCAAGTTCTCCACGAATGACAAAACGCAGTGCACGTGGGCGGCCAGCGGCAAGGTCGCGATCACGCTGGGGGTCACGTGCAGGAACGGTGGGCTGGAGTTCGCGTGCGAGTACACGGCCAAGCCGTCCGTGTGCCCGCAGTACGCGGCCAACTCGAAAGCCTACTGGAAGCAGATCTCCAGAGCcctgaagaagcagaagaagctGTGCCAGGACGCGAACGCGCTCATCAAGTCGGGCGTGTGCAAGAGAGCCAAGAAGGACGCGCATTTCAGGTTGAACCAGGGTACCAGCACGAGCGCGCCCCCGCCGGGGCCCACGACGAGCGCGCAGGGGGGCAAGTCCTGCAAGGACAGTGTGGACCACAAGAAGATGGCAGAGGAGCAGTGCGGCAGCTCCTGGAGCTCCCTGTGCACCTTCTTGTTCTCCATGATCCAGAGCGATGACTGCTGA